The Actinomyces faecalis genome includes the window CCAACCCCTTCTTCACCGAGGCTGCCCGGGGCATCGAGGACCGGCTGCGTCAGGACGGGCGCGTGCCCATGGTCGGCTCCACGGACTCCGATCCTCGCCGCGAGCGCGAGCTCATGAGCATGCTGGCTGGCCTGGACGTACGCGGCGTCATCGTCACTCCCTCTTCCTCGACCCTGAACAACCTCGCCGTGCTCGCTGGCCGCGGCATCCGTGTGGTGCTCATGGACCACCCGGCTATCTCGGACGAGCTGTCCACGGTGGCCGGTGACGACGTCGCTGGCGCCAAGGTGGCGGTGCGTCACCTGCTGGACCTCGGCCACCGCCGTATCGGCTTCGTCAACGGGGCGCTGACGGTCCGGCAGTCGGTCGACCGGCGCCGTGGCGTCCTCCAGGCCCTGTCCGAGGCGGGGGAGGACCCGGGCCGGGTCCTGGTAGAGGTCGAGGCTGTCCACGAGGGCGCGAGCTACTGTGCGGACGCCGGCGCGGTGGGTGCTGCCCGGCTGCTCGACGATCCTGAGCCGCCCACGGCACTGTTCTGTGCCAACGACCAGATGGCCATCGGGGCGATGCGCGTCATCCGTGACCGCGGCCTGCGCATCCCTCAGGATGTGGCGATCGTGGGCTACGACGACGTCGCCATCGCCTCCGAGCTCATCACTCCACTGACCAGCGTGCACCAGCCCATGCGCGAGATCGGCAGGGCTGCTGCGGACCTGCTGCTCTCCGACGGCTCAGCGATCCAGCACATCACCTTTGCTCCTGAGCTCGTGGTGCGCCAGTCCACCCAGGCGCCTACCTCTGCGGACCCACGCTCAGCAGGTGGATGACTGCCTTGTCCGCCTGATCGCACTCGGCCAGGTCGACGAGTGCGGTCAGCCGCCAGTCGTGGTCCCCGTCAGGGTCCTCCAGCACCTGGGTAGCCAGCCACACGGTACGGCCGGTCCTGG containing:
- a CDS encoding LacI family DNA-binding transcriptional regulator, translated to MIPPKNPSSRPSVRDVAALAEVSVGTVSHVLNHPDKVAQATRERVEAAIVELGFVRSETARRLRHGGSSLVGVLVHDISNPFFTEAARGIEDRLRQDGRVPMVGSTDSDPRRERELMSMLAGLDVRGVIVTPSSSTLNNLAVLAGRGIRVVLMDHPAISDELSTVAGDDVAGAKVAVRHLLDLGHRRIGFVNGALTVRQSVDRRRGVLQALSEAGEDPGRVLVEVEAVHEGASYCADAGAVGAARLLDDPEPPTALFCANDQMAIGAMRVIRDRGLRIPQDVAIVGYDDVAIASELITPLTSVHQPMREIGRAAADLLLSDGSAIQHITFAPELVVRQSTQAPTSADPRSAGG